A genomic region of Pseudomonas migulae contains the following coding sequences:
- a CDS encoding polysaccharide deacetylase: MQWLRMASVLLLWAGVCRLTGAADAGNSMLLANMDRTGWPDALTTQANMDTASRAEVLMFGKALLASEALDEQGLKQRLGVQAVKLKSVRQVRDGLWDRLLTTYRNASQNCDGEPFCPRVRSVADLRQLAAAFTGEISPAHAAWASKSQVFHEQALNEQLRVAVLVP; this comes from the coding sequence ATGCAGTGGCTACGTATGGCCTCGGTTTTGTTGTTGTGGGCGGGTGTTTGTCGATTGACCGGCGCGGCCGACGCGGGTAACTCGATGTTGCTGGCCAACATGGACCGCACCGGTTGGCCCGACGCGCTCACCACGCAAGCGAACATGGACACCGCCTCCCGCGCCGAGGTGTTGATGTTCGGCAAGGCGCTGCTGGCCAGTGAAGCGCTGGACGAGCAGGGTCTGAAACAACGCTTGGGCGTGCAGGCGGTGAAGCTCAAGTCTGTGCGACAGGTGCGTGACGGGCTGTGGGATCGATTGCTGACCACCTACCGCAACGCCAGCCAGAACTGCGATGGCGAACCGTTCTGCCCGCGTGTGCGAAGCGTCGCTGATTTGCGTCAGTTGGCGGCGGCGTTCACTGGCGAAATCAGTCCGGCTCATGCGGCTTGGGCGAGCAAGAGCCAGGTGTTTCATGAGCAGGCGTTGAATGAGCAGCTGCGGGTGGCGGTGTTGGTGCCCTGA
- a CDS encoding RecQ family ATP-dependent DNA helicase: MHNTLEQVFGYPQFRPGQEATISAVLAGRSAAAIFPTGSGKSLCYQMSALLLPHLTLVVSPLLALMQDQLAFLQRHGIAAGSIDSAQSRDDASDVMARAKSGELKILMISVERLKNERFRNFLQQVPISLLVVDEAHCISEWGHNFRPDYLKLPDYQRQFNIPQALLLTATATPKVIADMEAKFAIAPEDVVTTGFYRPNLNLLVEPVRGQDKRRRLVEWMSERPDQPSIVYVTQQKTAEHVAEHLGRNGIQAEAYHAGLPHEQREAIQKRFMGGQSNCIVATIAFGMGIDKSDIRNVVHFDLPKSTENYSQEIGRAGRDGQPSDCLVLANRDSLNVLENFVYGDTPELDGIRHVLDELQAAAPEGQWEFLLGPLADQSNIRQLPLKTLLVQLELRRIITPRYAYYAEYRFKYLQEPEDLLARFEGERRDFVAAIIQTSTRARSWATVNFDALYAQHRAERDRVVKALDYFQEKGWVELESKQMTEVYSLLQTEFDSQALSAELHTYFTQHERTEIARIHAMLDLFATDHCLGYRLAEYFGDENAPQQCGHCSVCYGHVARLPAPPELPALVDKNFEALCGDFIHKHEQHVGSVPSAERVTRFLCGISVPLFTKLKARSIPGFAALENYPYGEVRGWTEAHLPK; this comes from the coding sequence ATGCACAACACCCTGGAACAGGTTTTCGGTTATCCACAGTTTCGGCCCGGCCAGGAGGCGACGATCAGCGCGGTGCTCGCGGGGCGTTCGGCGGCGGCGATTTTCCCCACGGGTTCAGGCAAGTCTCTGTGTTACCAAATGTCGGCGTTGTTGCTGCCGCACCTGACGTTGGTGGTCTCGCCGCTGCTGGCGTTGATGCAGGATCAATTGGCGTTTCTGCAGCGACACGGTATCGCGGCGGGCAGTATCGATTCGGCCCAGAGCCGCGACGACGCCAGCGATGTGATGGCCCGCGCCAAGTCCGGTGAATTGAAGATTCTGATGATTTCCGTGGAGCGTCTGAAGAACGAGCGCTTCCGCAATTTCTTGCAGCAGGTGCCGATCTCGCTGCTGGTGGTGGACGAGGCGCATTGCATCTCGGAGTGGGGCCATAACTTCCGCCCCGACTACCTCAAGCTCCCGGACTATCAGCGCCAGTTCAACATCCCTCAAGCGTTGCTGCTCACTGCCACTGCGACGCCCAAGGTGATCGCGGATATGGAGGCCAAGTTCGCCATCGCTCCGGAAGACGTGGTGACTACCGGTTTCTACCGGCCAAACCTCAACTTGCTGGTCGAGCCGGTTCGCGGTCAGGACAAACGCCGACGTTTGGTCGAATGGATGAGCGAACGTCCCGACCAGCCGAGCATCGTCTACGTGACCCAGCAGAAAACTGCCGAGCACGTCGCCGAACACTTGGGGCGCAACGGCATTCAGGCTGAGGCGTATCACGCCGGTTTGCCCCACGAACAACGGGAAGCGATCCAGAAGCGCTTCATGGGCGGGCAGTCCAATTGCATCGTCGCGACCATCGCCTTTGGCATGGGCATCGACAAGAGTGACATCCGCAACGTGGTGCATTTCGACCTGCCGAAATCCACCGAAAACTACAGTCAGGAAATCGGTCGCGCCGGTCGTGACGGGCAGCCGTCTGACTGTCTGGTATTGGCCAACCGCGACAGCCTCAACGTGCTGGAAAACTTCGTCTACGGCGATACGCCGGAACTGGACGGCATTCGTCATGTGCTCGACGAGTTGCAAGCCGCTGCGCCTGAGGGGCAGTGGGAGTTTCTGCTGGGACCGTTGGCCGATCAAAGCAACATTCGCCAGTTACCGCTCAAAACCTTGTTGGTGCAATTGGAACTGCGCAGAATCATTACCCCGCGTTACGCCTATTACGCCGAATACCGCTTCAAGTATTTGCAGGAGCCGGAGGACTTGCTGGCCCGCTTCGAGGGTGAGCGCAGGGACTTCGTCGCAGCAATCATCCAGACGTCCACTCGCGCGCGGAGCTGGGCCACGGTCAATTTCGATGCGTTGTACGCGCAGCATCGAGCCGAGCGCGATCGGGTGGTCAAGGCACTGGATTATTTCCAGGAGAAGGGTTGGGTCGAGCTCGAAAGCAAGCAAATGACCGAGGTCTACAGCCTACTGCAAACGGAATTCGACAGTCAGGCACTGAGTGCCGAACTGCACACCTATTTCACCCAGCACGAACGCACCGAGATCGCGCGAATCCACGCCATGCTGGATCTGTTCGCCACTGACCATTGCCTGGGTTATCGACTGGCCGAGTATTTCGGTGACGAAAACGCGCCGCAGCAGTGCGGGCATTGTTCGGTGTGCTATGGGCATGTGGCCCGACTGCCCGCACCTCCGGAGTTGCCGGCGCTTGTGGATAAAAATTTCGAGGCGCTGTGCGGTGATTTTATCCACAAGCATGAGCAGCACGTCGGCAGCGTTCCCTCGGCCGAGCGGGTGACACGGTTTTTGTGCGGGATCAGCGTACCGCTGTTTACCAAGCTCAAGGCACGGTCGATTCCCGGATTTGCCGCGCTGGAGAATTATCCATACGGCGAAGTGCGAGGGTGGACTGAAGCGCATTTACCCAAATGA
- a CDS encoding 3-hydroxyacyl-CoA dehydrogenase produces MSQTPFNIQRAAVIGAGTMGRGIVMCLANAGVPVQWVDNNPQMLEQALATVAETCAHNVRQGRIDQAEADARIARVTAAADYAAIRDVDLVIEAVYENLELKQKIFRELDGLLKPEAILASNTSALDIDAIAAATRRPQQVLGLHFFSPAHIMKLLEIVRGAQTAPAVLDAALELGKRMGKVSVVSGNCEGFIGNRMLNTYVLEARKMLLEGAYPYQVDAALQGFGFAMGPFRMFDVVGIDLQWRARELAGVGQDVPQVQVDNRLCELGRFGQKSGNGYYHYEAGSRQAEHDVEVDALVLQVSEGLGFQRREIGPEEILERCLLALVNEGAKILQEGIAESAHDIDLVYLNGYGFPADKGGPMAWADQQGLADIHQRLLALETRQGDHWQPARLIGELAAVGKGFSTVD; encoded by the coding sequence ATGAGCCAGACACCGTTCAACATTCAGCGCGCTGCCGTCATCGGTGCGGGCACCATGGGCCGTGGCATTGTCATGTGCCTGGCCAACGCCGGGGTGCCGGTGCAGTGGGTCGATAACAATCCGCAGATGCTTGAGCAGGCGCTGGCCACCGTGGCCGAGACCTGTGCGCACAACGTGCGTCAGGGCCGGATCGATCAGGCCGAAGCGGATGCTCGTATTGCACGGGTCACGGCCGCTGCCGATTACGCAGCGATCCGCGATGTCGATCTGGTGATTGAAGCGGTGTACGAAAACCTCGAGCTCAAGCAGAAAATCTTCCGCGAACTCGATGGTTTGCTCAAACCCGAAGCCATCCTGGCGAGCAACACGTCAGCGCTGGATATCGACGCGATCGCCGCGGCCACTCGCCGTCCGCAACAGGTGTTGGGCCTGCACTTCTTCAGCCCGGCGCACATCATGAAATTGCTGGAAATCGTTCGTGGTGCACAGACGGCACCCGCCGTGCTGGATGCCGCGCTGGAACTGGGCAAGCGCATGGGCAAGGTCAGTGTGGTGTCGGGCAATTGCGAGGGTTTCATCGGCAACCGCATGCTCAATACCTACGTGCTCGAAGCGCGCAAGATGCTGCTTGAGGGGGCTTATCCCTATCAGGTGGATGCGGCGTTGCAGGGTTTTGGTTTCGCCATGGGGCCGTTTCGCATGTTCGATGTGGTCGGTATCGACCTGCAATGGCGCGCTCGGGAACTGGCCGGCGTCGGGCAGGATGTGCCGCAGGTCCAGGTGGACAACCGCCTGTGCGAGCTGGGCCGTTTCGGTCAGAAAAGCGGCAACGGTTATTACCACTACGAGGCGGGCAGTCGCCAGGCTGAGCACGATGTGGAGGTGGATGCGCTGGTGCTGCAAGTCAGCGAGGGATTGGGCTTCCAACGTCGCGAAATCGGCCCTGAGGAAATTCTGGAGCGCTGCTTGCTGGCGCTGGTCAACGAGGGCGCGAAAATCCTTCAGGAAGGGATTGCCGAATCGGCGCACGACATCGATCTGGTGTACCTCAACGGCTATGGTTTCCCGGCGGACAAGGGCGGGCCGATGGCCTGGGCGGATCAGCAGGGGTTGGCGGACATTCATCAGCGGTTGTTGGCGCTAGAGACCCGGCAAGGCGATCACTGGCAGCCGGCGCGGTTGATTGGGGAGTTGGCAGCGGTGGGTAAGGGGTTTTCGACCGTTGATTGA
- a CDS encoding acyl-CoA thioesterase, translated as MSNPMPQRTDYPHFQPITTRWHDNDAYGHVNNVTYYSFFDTAVNTYLIEVGGLDIHDGEVVGFVVSSACDYFASIAFPDRIEIGLRVGKLGNSSVQYELAVFKAGEEDACAAGRFVHVFVDRASNQPVAIPAGLRGALERLVV; from the coding sequence ATGTCCAACCCGATGCCCCAACGCACCGACTACCCGCACTTCCAGCCCATCACCACTCGCTGGCACGACAACGATGCCTACGGTCACGTCAACAACGTCACCTACTACAGCTTCTTCGACACGGCGGTGAACACTTATCTGATCGAAGTCGGCGGGCTGGATATTCATGACGGTGAAGTCGTGGGTTTCGTGGTGAGTTCGGCTTGTGATTATTTTGCCTCCATCGCTTTCCCCGACCGGATCGAGATCGGTTTGCGGGTGGGCAAGTTGGGCAACAGCTCTGTGCAATACGAACTGGCGGTGTTCAAGGCCGGTGAAGAAGACGCCTGTGCGGCGGGGCGTTTCGTGCATGTATTTGTGGACCGGGCGTCGAACCAGCCGGTGGCGATTCCTGCCGGTTTGCGCGGGGCGCTGGAGCGGTTGGTGGTTTGA
- a CDS encoding glycine zipper domain-containing protein: MKFSSILLLSLGLVSGFASAGGTTEAGVGGALGGVLGSVVGQSLGGNTGSTIGAALGGAGGSAVGADKRSRGEAAIGGALGAAGGNVVGRSMGGTTGSLIGSAAGGGAGGALGNYMGNKSDDDDDRRSHRGGDRRYYRDGHPGRGHAYGHRKHHHRYRD; this comes from the coding sequence ATGAAGTTCTCCTCGATTCTCTTGTTGTCCCTTGGCCTGGTCAGTGGCTTCGCTTCTGCCGGAGGCACCACCGAAGCAGGTGTGGGCGGCGCATTGGGCGGGGTTTTGGGCTCAGTCGTCGGTCAATCGTTAGGCGGCAACACAGGTTCCACCATTGGCGCGGCCCTGGGCGGCGCGGGTGGTAGCGCAGTCGGCGCAGACAAACGCAGCCGTGGCGAAGCGGCCATTGGCGGTGCGTTGGGCGCAGCGGGCGGTAACGTGGTCGGCCGCAGCATGGGCGGCACCACAGGCAGCCTGATCGGCTCCGCAGCAGGTGGCGGCGCCGGTGGCGCGCTGGGTAACTACATGGGTAACAAGAGCGATGACGACGATGATCGTCGCTCTCATCGTGGCGGTGATCGTCGCTACTACCGTGATGGTCATCCCGGTCGCGGTCACGCCTATGGCCACCGCAAGCATCACCATCGCTATCGCGACTGA
- a CDS encoding FdhF/YdeP family oxidoreductase produces MSQHRQADQTPVPRYKPYKGPAGGWGALISVAQAWLTSDNALKNLRMMLKTNKNGGFDCPGCAWGDSNEAGMVAFCENGAKAVNWEATKRRVDGKFFAKHSVTQLLEQSDYWLEYQGRLTEPLSYNAETDRYQPISWDDAFAIIAKHLRGLSSPDQAEFYTSGRASNEAAFLYQLFVRAYGTNNFPDCSNMCHEASGVALSQSVGVGKGTVTFDDFEHADAIFVWGQNPGTNHPRMLEPLREAVKRGAQVVCINPLKERGLERFQHPQHPIEMLTNGDRPTNTAYFRPALGGDMAIMRGMAKFLLQWERDAQKAGEPAVFDHDFLNEHSVNVLEYLGIVDDTTWEQIVEQSGLPLVEIEQAARMYAKGKNVIMCWAMGITQHRHSVATIQEIANLMLLRGNIGRPGAGLCPVRGHSNVQGDRTMGINERPPVAFLDALERRFQFKVPRENGHNVVEAIHAMAEGRAKVFIALGGNFAQATPDSPRTFQALSNCDLTVQISTKLNRSHLAHGKEALILPCLGRTDIDRQTEGPQAVTVEDSFSMVHASNGQLEPLSNQMRSEPAILAGIAAATLGSQPVDWNWLVADYRRIRDLIADTIPNFKNFNERIKNPGGFYLGNSAGARKWNTASGRANFRPNVLPKDLVHERTRATGVLPDLILQSMRSHDQYNTTIYGLNDRYRGVKGQRDVLFVNEADIIRLGFKPGQKADIVSIWDDGVERRVKGFTLLAFDIPAGQAAAYYPEVNPLVPLESTGDGSHTPTSKFVAIRLEAASETGLIMAKSA; encoded by the coding sequence GTGAGTCAACATCGTCAAGCCGACCAGACACCCGTCCCCCGCTACAAGCCCTACAAAGGACCGGCCGGTGGCTGGGGCGCGCTGATCAGCGTTGCCCAGGCCTGGTTGACCAGCGACAACGCGCTGAAAAACCTGCGCATGATGCTCAAGACCAACAAGAACGGCGGCTTCGATTGCCCCGGTTGCGCCTGGGGCGATTCCAATGAAGCCGGCATGGTGGCGTTCTGCGAGAACGGCGCCAAAGCGGTGAACTGGGAAGCGACCAAACGCCGTGTCGACGGCAAGTTCTTCGCCAAGCACAGCGTCACTCAGCTACTTGAGCAGAGCGACTACTGGCTTGAATATCAGGGCCGCCTGACCGAGCCATTGAGCTACAACGCCGAAACCGATCGCTACCAACCGATCAGCTGGGACGATGCGTTTGCCATCATCGCCAAGCACCTGCGCGGTTTGTCGAGCCCGGACCAGGCCGAGTTCTACACCTCGGGACGTGCCAGCAACGAAGCGGCATTCCTCTATCAATTGTTCGTGCGTGCCTATGGCACCAACAACTTCCCCGACTGCTCGAACATGTGCCACGAAGCCAGCGGCGTCGCGCTGTCGCAGAGCGTTGGCGTCGGCAAAGGCACCGTGACGTTCGATGACTTCGAACACGCCGATGCGATTTTCGTCTGGGGCCAGAACCCCGGCACCAACCACCCACGGATGCTCGAACCGCTGCGTGAAGCGGTGAAACGCGGTGCTCAGGTGGTGTGCATCAATCCTCTGAAAGAGCGCGGCCTGGAACGTTTTCAGCACCCGCAACACCCGATCGAAATGCTCACCAACGGCGACAGGCCGACCAACACCGCGTACTTCCGTCCGGCCCTGGGCGGCGACATGGCGATCATGCGCGGCATGGCCAAGTTCCTGCTGCAATGGGAGCGCGATGCGCAGAAGGCGGGTGAGCCTGCCGTGTTCGATCACGACTTCCTCAATGAACATAGCGTCAACGTGCTGGAATACCTGGGCATCGTCGACGACACCACGTGGGAGCAGATCGTCGAGCAATCGGGTCTGCCCCTGGTCGAGATCGAGCAAGCGGCGCGCATGTACGCCAAGGGCAAGAACGTCATCATGTGCTGGGCCATGGGTATCACCCAGCATCGTCATTCGGTGGCGACCATCCAGGAAATCGCCAACCTGATGCTCTTGCGCGGCAACATCGGCCGGCCGGGCGCAGGCCTGTGCCCGGTGCGTGGCCACAGTAACGTGCAGGGCGACCGGACCATGGGCATCAACGAACGCCCGCCGGTGGCGTTTCTCGATGCGCTGGAGCGTCGCTTCCAGTTCAAGGTACCGCGTGAAAACGGCCACAACGTGGTTGAAGCGATTCACGCCATGGCCGAAGGCCGGGCAAAAGTGTTCATCGCCCTCGGCGGCAACTTCGCCCAGGCCACGCCGGACAGTCCGCGTACCTTCCAGGCCTTGAGCAATTGTGACCTGACCGTGCAGATCAGCACCAAGCTCAACCGCAGCCACCTGGCCCACGGTAAAGAAGCGCTGATCCTGCCATGCCTGGGTCGGACCGACATCGACCGGCAAACCGAAGGCCCACAGGCAGTAACCGTCGAAGACTCGTTCAGCATGGTCCACGCCTCCAATGGCCAGCTGGAGCCGCTGTCGAACCAGATGCGCTCGGAGCCGGCAATTCTTGCCGGTATCGCGGCCGCCACGCTGGGCAGCCAACCGGTGGACTGGAACTGGCTGGTGGCGGATTACAGACGTATCCGCGACCTGATTGCCGACACCATTCCCAACTTCAAGAATTTCAACGAGCGGATCAAGAATCCTGGTGGCTTTTACCTCGGCAACAGTGCCGGTGCGCGCAAATGGAACACCGCGTCAGGCCGGGCGAATTTCCGCCCGAACGTATTGCCCAAGGACCTCGTGCACGAACGCACCCGCGCCACTGGCGTATTGCCGGACCTGATCCTGCAGTCGATGCGTTCCCACGATCAATACAACACAACGATCTATGGCCTGAATGACCGTTATCGCGGTGTGAAAGGTCAGCGCGATGTGTTGTTCGTCAACGAAGCCGACATCATTCGCCTGGGCTTCAAGCCTGGGCAGAAGGCCGACATCGTGTCGATCTGGGACGATGGGGTCGAGCGTCGGGTGAAGGGCTTTACGCTGCTGGCGTTTGATATTCCTGCGGGGCAGGCTGCTGCGTATTACCCGGAAGTGAACCCGCTGGTGCCGCTGGAGAGCACCGGGGATGGCAGCCATACACCGACGTCGAAGTTTGTGGCGATCCGGTTGGAAGCGGCGAGTGAGACTGGGTTGATCATGGCCAAGTCGGCTTAA
- the fdhD gene encoding formate dehydrogenase accessory sulfurtransferase FdhD, whose product MNAKRPVCAAPALETPAPSASQTYSYSDLQFAESASTALAEEVALAIAFNGISQAVMLVTPTDLEDFIVGFSLGSGIIEDASDIYDLQLSGSGSAQYAQVTIANRAFWNLKQQRRQLAGTSGCGLCGVEAVEQALPDLKVLPGAPLPPAEWLDGLRQRISAFQPLGQHCGAVHAAVFMNAEGELLLGREDIGRHNALDKLIGGLIRQKIPTTGGLAIVTSRCSLELIQKVLRAGIQTLVSLSAPTGLAVQWARRHNLNLIHLPQKNAPRVYSPALENQA is encoded by the coding sequence ATGAACGCCAAGCGTCCTGTTTGCGCGGCGCCAGCCCTCGAAACGCCCGCGCCCTCCGCCAGCCAAACGTACAGTTACAGCGATCTTCAATTCGCCGAATCGGCCAGCACCGCGCTGGCCGAAGAAGTTGCGCTGGCGATTGCCTTCAACGGCATCAGCCAGGCGGTGATGCTGGTGACGCCGACGGATCTGGAAGACTTCATCGTCGGTTTCAGCCTCGGCAGCGGCATCATTGAAGACGCCTCCGACATTTATGACCTGCAACTCAGCGGCTCGGGTTCGGCGCAGTACGCGCAAGTGACCATCGCCAACCGCGCCTTCTGGAACCTCAAGCAGCAGCGCCGGCAACTGGCCGGCACCAGCGGTTGCGGTCTGTGTGGCGTGGAAGCGGTGGAGCAGGCCCTGCCGGACCTCAAGGTCTTGCCCGGCGCCCCCTTGCCACCCGCCGAATGGCTTGACGGCTTGCGCCAGCGCATCAGCGCGTTTCAGCCTCTGGGCCAGCATTGCGGCGCGGTACATGCGGCCGTGTTCATGAACGCCGAAGGCGAATTGCTGCTCGGTCGCGAAGACATCGGCCGGCACAACGCCCTCGACAAACTGATCGGCGGACTGATCCGGCAAAAAATCCCAACCACCGGCGGCCTGGCGATTGTCACCAGTCGTTGCAGCCTGGAGTTGATCCAGAAAGTATTGCGCGCAGGCATCCAGACACTCGTCAGCCTGTCGGCGCCCACTGGCCTTGCCGTGCAATGGGCCCGTCGTCACAACCTTAACCTTATCCATTTGCCACAGAAGAATGCGCCGCGGGTTTACAGCCCAGCGTTGGAGAATCAAGCGTGA
- a CDS encoding LysR family transcriptional regulator — translation MDIKQLKFLIALDETRHFGQAAARCHITQPTLSMRLRSLEEELELPLVNRGQRFEGFTAPGERVLAWARTVLAACDGLQAEAAACRGNLVGTLRLGVVPLSSFDPLPLLQRLHAEHPNLRFELSALSSEQILEQLANNRLDLGVSYLERLDAERFDSLTFSETRMGLLYDQRFFTFGETPLSWESLIELPLGMLTSGMHFRQSIDHNFHSRGLTPQPLLQTDAVHQLLQAVHGGLCCAVMPLDGGLENLTDHLRLQPIENAQTLGQLGLIMRRSAPRSALAEACFAIYQKSSTGS, via the coding sequence ATGGACATCAAGCAGCTGAAATTCCTCATCGCCCTCGACGAAACCCGGCACTTCGGCCAGGCCGCCGCACGGTGTCACATCACCCAGCCAACCTTGTCCATGCGCCTGCGCAGCCTCGAAGAAGAGCTGGAGTTGCCATTGGTCAACCGTGGCCAACGCTTCGAAGGCTTTACCGCGCCGGGCGAGCGGGTGCTGGCCTGGGCGCGCACCGTGCTGGCGGCCTGTGACGGTTTGCAGGCCGAGGCCGCTGCGTGTCGCGGCAACCTGGTGGGTACGCTGCGTCTAGGCGTGGTGCCATTGTCGAGTTTCGATCCGCTGCCCCTGCTGCAACGCCTGCACGCCGAACACCCGAACCTGCGTTTCGAACTCTCGGCGCTGAGCTCCGAGCAGATCCTCGAACAACTGGCGAACAATCGCCTTGACCTCGGCGTGTCGTACCTGGAGCGTCTGGACGCCGAACGCTTCGACTCCCTGACCTTCAGCGAAACCCGCATGGGCCTGCTCTACGACCAGCGCTTCTTCACGTTCGGCGAGACGCCACTGAGCTGGGAGTCGTTGATCGAACTGCCGCTGGGCATGCTCACCAGCGGCATGCATTTCCGTCAGTCCATCGACCACAATTTCCACAGCCGCGGCCTCACCCCGCAGCCGCTGTTGCAGACCGATGCCGTGCATCAACTGTTACAAGCTGTGCACGGTGGTTTGTGCTGCGCCGTAATGCCGCTGGACGGAGGCCTGGAAAACCTGACCGATCATCTGCGTTTGCAACCGATCGAAAACGCGCAGACCCTCGGCCAACTGGGGCTGATCATGCGTCGCAGCGCGCCGCGGTCGGCGCTGGCGGAAGCCTGTTTTGCGATCTATCAGAAATCGTCAACCGGCTCTTGA
- the lysM gene encoding peptidoglycan-binding protein LysM — protein MSIFSFVKEAGEKLIDLLTPGNANASEQLKEHISKVGLGNPNVQATVEGDKVTVTGEVGSQEEKEKILLAVGNIAGVGSVDDQITVTGPVVKAATFVTVVKGDTLSAISLRVYGDANKYQKIFEANKPMLKDVNKIYPGQSLRIPE, from the coding sequence ATGAGTATTTTTAGCTTTGTGAAGGAAGCAGGCGAAAAGCTTATCGACCTGCTGACGCCTGGCAATGCCAATGCCAGCGAGCAGTTGAAGGAACACATCAGCAAGGTCGGCCTGGGTAACCCGAATGTGCAGGCGACAGTGGAGGGCGACAAGGTCACCGTGACGGGTGAAGTCGGCAGTCAGGAAGAGAAGGAAAAGATTCTGTTGGCGGTGGGCAATATTGCCGGCGTCGGGAGCGTGGATGACCAGATTACGGTGACCGGGCCGGTGGTGAAGGCTGCGACCTTTGTCACGGTTGTGAAGGGCGACACCCTGAGTGCGATTTCCTTGCGCGTGTATGGCGATGCCAACAAGTATCAGAAAATCTTCGAGGCCAATAAGCCGATGCTCAAGGATGTGAACAAGATTTATCCGGGGCAGTCGTTGCGGATTCCTGAGTAA
- the yrfG gene encoding GMP/IMP nucleotidase, with the protein MSLLPWHDIDTVLLDMDGTLLDLHFDNHFWLEHLPQRYAELHGVSRAMAEMELQPLFERHAGQLQWYCLDFWSAELKLSVRELKLETAHLIALRPDADTFLEALKKAGKRVVMITNAHRDSLSLKLERIELAPYFERLISSHDYGFPKENPQFWDALQADIGFDPARSLFIDDTLPILRSARDFGVTHLLAVREPDSRKGPKDTAEFAAVVDYRELIAGL; encoded by the coding sequence ATGTCCCTGCTGCCCTGGCACGACATCGACACCGTTCTGCTGGACATGGATGGCACGCTGCTGGACCTGCACTTCGACAATCATTTCTGGCTGGAGCATTTGCCCCAGCGTTATGCCGAGCTGCACGGAGTGAGCCGGGCCATGGCCGAGATGGAATTGCAGCCGCTGTTCGAACGCCATGCCGGTCAGTTGCAGTGGTATTGCCTGGATTTCTGGAGCGCCGAGCTGAAGCTGTCGGTGCGCGAGCTGAAACTGGAAACCGCCCACCTGATCGCTTTACGCCCGGATGCGGATACGTTTCTGGAGGCGCTCAAAAAGGCTGGTAAACGGGTGGTGATGATCACCAATGCGCACCGTGATTCGCTGTCACTGAAACTGGAAAGAATTGAACTGGCGCCGTACTTCGAGCGGTTGATCAGCTCTCACGATTACGGTTTTCCCAAGGAAAACCCGCAATTCTGGGACGCATTGCAGGCGGATATCGGCTTCGATCCGGCGCGCAGCCTGTTTATCGACGATACGTTGCCGATCCTGCGCAGTGCGCGGGATTTCGGGGTCACGCATTTATTGGCAGTGAGAGAGCCGGACAGCCGCAAGGGGCCGAAGGATACGGCGGAGTTTGCGGCGGTGGTCGATTATCGGGAGTTGATTGCAGGGCTTTAG
- the nudE gene encoding ADP compounds hydrolase NudE, translating to MRQKPTILAREIVATSRLFCVEELKLRFSNGVERTYERLVGKGAGYGAVMIVAMLDSDHAVLVEEYCGGTDEYELSLPKGLIEPGEDVLAAAERELKEEAGYGARQLEHLTELSLSPGYMSQKIQVVLATDLYEERLEGDEPEPMGVDKINLRELSGLAQNPRFTEGRALAALYLARDLLTQRGVFLP from the coding sequence ATGCGCCAGAAACCCACCATCCTCGCTCGCGAGATTGTCGCCACCAGTCGTTTGTTCTGCGTCGAAGAGCTGAAGTTGCGCTTTTCCAATGGCGTGGAGCGCACTTATGAGCGACTGGTCGGCAAGGGCGCCGGGTATGGCGCGGTGATGATCGTGGCGATGCTCGATTCGGACCACGCGGTATTGGTCGAGGAATATTGTGGCGGCACCGATGAATACGAGCTGTCGCTGCCCAAAGGCTTGATCGAGCCGGGTGAAGACGTGCTGGCGGCGGCGGAGCGCGAGCTCAAGGAAGAAGCCGGGTATGGCGCGCGACAGCTGGAGCATCTGACCGAGTTGTCCTTGTCGCCGGGTTACATGAGCCAGAAAATCCAGGTGGTGCTGGCCACGGACCTGTACGAGGAACGGCTGGAAGGCGACGAGCCTGAGCCGATGGGCGTGGACAAGATCAATCTGCGCGAACTGTCCGGTCTGGCCCAGAACCCGCGATTCACCGAGGGCCGTGCCTTGGCGGCATTGTACCTGGCCCGTGATCTGCTGACTCAACGTGGGGTGTTCCTGCCATGA